In one Ananas comosus cultivar F153 linkage group 12, ASM154086v1, whole genome shotgun sequence genomic region, the following are encoded:
- the LOC109718828 gene encoding pentatricopeptide repeat-containing protein At5g46460, mitochondrial isoform X1 codes for MRRFPSLISNPKRHPSPLLPPITPSKTSNPLTPNNSPKLVLFRILRDRPIDEARRVFDQIPSPDTQLFTMMVGGYSRAGRVGDAFRLFDEMPTRDVASWNCMIKACIDCGDVERARKLFDEMPERNVISWTTVLNGLAQVGRVDEAEEMFRKMPHRDTAAWNAMISGYCTNGRFVDARLLFEKMPQPNVVSWTAMIGGYDQNGESEKALSLFHQMCRSGIKPSSSTFACVLTACANASDLVLGTQLHTHIKKIGYLSDTYVSTSLVTLYANCKEIENSRKLFDESGDRNVVSWTALVTAYGLQGRHEEALGEFNKMVEFGIRPNQSTFTSALNSCCGLEALDRGKKIHMCTIKLGLELDVFVGNSLIVMYSKCGNVDAGLTVFNSMMRRNLVTWNSIIVGCAQNGYASLALKIFNDMSYYHIQPDEITYIGILTACSHARFLNKGKYFFQLVKEDTSVEVKLEHYACMVDLLGRCGNLEEAEDFIRSMPMKPNVTIWLVLLSACRVYSNVEVARRASKEIFDLDPHNSAAYVLMSNIYASNSRWNDVLQTRVMMRFRGVVKLPGFSWITIRESRHEFVCGDRSHPMAKEIYKKLDWLKGRLKEYGYVYDKRFVLHDVDDEQKETVLSYHSEKLAISFGLLSTVEGSTIRVMKNLRVCGDCHSAIKLISVVVGREIVLRDSTRFHHFKNGSCSCGDYWN; via the exons ATGAGGAGGTTTCCCTCCCTAATTTCAAACCCCAAAAGACACCCttcccctcttcttcctcccatTACCCCCTCCAAAACCTCCAATCCGCTGACACCCAATAATTCTCCGAAGCTCGTCCTCTTCCGAATTCTCCGGGACCGTCCTATCGACGAAGCACGTCGAGTGTTCGATCAGATTCCATCTCCCGATACTCAACTTTTCACCATGATGGTCGGCGGCTACTCGCGAGCCGGCCGTGTGGGTGATGCATTCCgcctgtttgatgaaatgccgaCGCGGGACGTTGCCTCTTGGAATTGTATGATCAAGGCCTGCATAGACTGCGGCGACGTAGAACGCGCTCGTAAGCTGTTTGACGAAATGCCCGAACGGAATGTGATCTCTTGGACTACGGTTCTAAACGGGCTTGCGCAGGTTGGTCGTGTCGATGAGGCCGAAGAGATGTTCCGGAAGATGCCTCACAGGGACACGGCAGCATGGAACGCCATGATTTCTGGGTATTGCACCAATGGTAGATTTGTGGATGCTCGCCTGTTGTTTGAGAAAATGCCGCAGCCGAATGTTGTTTCTTGGACCGCGATGATCGGAGGTTATGATCAGAACGGGGAGAGCGAGAAAGCATTGAGTCTGTTCCACCAGATGTGCCGTTCCGGTATTAAACCCTCCTCAAGCACTTTTGCTTGTGTGTTAACTGCTTGCGCCAATGCGTCCGATTTAGTACTGGGCACCCAACTGCATacacacattaaaaaaataggCTATCTTTCGGACACTTATGTATCCACTTCTCTTGTCACACTCTATGCCAACTGTAAAGAAATCGAGAATTCGAGAAAGTTGTTCGATGAAAGTGGGGATAGGAATGTGGTCTCATGGACGGCTCTTGTTACAGCTTATGGCTTACAAGGTAGGCACGAAGAGGCATTGGGTGAGTTCAATAAGATGGTTGAGTTCGGAATCAGGCCAAACCAATCTACGTTCACCAGTGCATTGAATTCGTGTTGCGGGTTAGAGGCTCTTGATAGGGGAAAAAAGATCCACATGTGCACGATTAAGCTTGGATTGGAACTTGATGTGTTTGTTGGGAACTCTTTAATCGTCATGTACTCTAAGTGTGGGAATGTTGATGCGGGTTTGACTGTGTTTAACAGTATGATGAGGCGGAATCTTGTGACATGGAACTCTATCATTGTTGGGTGCGCGCAGAATGGCTATGCATCACTGGCCTTGAAAATATTCAATGATATGAGTTATTACCATATTCAGCCTGATGAGATTACTTACATAGGTATCTTAACCGCCTGTAGCCATGCTAGGTTTCTCAACAAAGGAAAGTACTTTTTCCAATTAGTGAAGGAGGACACTTCGGTGGAAGTGAAGCTTGAGCACTATGCTTGCATGGTTGATCTTTTGGGTCGGTGTGGAAACTTGGAAGAAGCAGAGGACTTCATTCGAAGCATGCCGATGAAACCGAACGTCACTATATGGTTGGTTTTGCTAAGTGCTTGTCGAGTGTACTCTAATGTCGAAGTGGCTCGAAGAGCTTCCAAGGAGATCTTCGATCTTGACCCACATAATAGCGCGGCTTACGTACTGATGTCCAACATATATGCTTCTAATAGTAGGTGGAATGATGTCTTACAAACTAGGGTTATGATGAGATTTCGAGGGGTGGTGAAATTGCCAGGATTTAGTTGGATCACAATAAGAGAATCGAGGCATGAGTTTGTTTGTGGAGATAGGTCTCATCCCATGGCCAAAGAGATTTACAAAAAGTTGGATTGGCTGAAAGGGAGGCTCAAGGAGTATGGGTATGTTTACGATAAGAGGTTTGTGTTGCATGATGTGGATGATGAGCAGAAGGAAACAGTGCTTTCATACCATAGTGAGAAGCTTGCTATATCTTTTGGGCTTCTAAGCACCGTCGAAGGAAGCACGATTAGGGTTATGAAGAATCTCCGGGTTTGCGGTGATTGCCACTCGGCCATAAAGCTCATATCGGTTGTTGTAGGGCGTGAGATTGTTTTGAGGGATTCAACTCGCTTCCATCACTTTAAGAATGGTTCGTGTTCTTGTGGAGATTACTG GAATTAA
- the LOC109718828 gene encoding pentatricopeptide repeat-containing protein At5g46460, mitochondrial isoform X2, with translation MRRFPSLISNPKRHPSPLLPPITPSKTSNPLTPNNSPKLVLFRILRDRPIDEARRVFDQIPSPDTQLFTMMVGGYSRAGRVGDAFRLFDEMPTRDVASWNCMIKACIDCGDVERARKLFDEMPERNVISWTTVLNGLAQVGRVDEAEEMFRKMPHRDTAAWNAMISGYCTNGRFVDARLLFEKMPQPNVVSWTAMIGGYDQNGESEKALSLFHQMCRSGIKPSSSTFACVLTACANASDLVLGTQLHTHIKKIGYLSDTYVSTSLVTLYANCKEIENSRKLFDESGDRNVVSWTALVTAYGLQGRHEEALGEFNKMVEFGIRPNQSTFTSALNSCCGLEALDRGKKIHMCTIKLGLELDVFVGNSLIVMYSKCGNVDAGLTVFNSMMRRNLVTWNSIIVGCAQNGYASLALKIFNDMSYYHIQPDEITYIGILTACSHARFLNKGKYFFQLVKEDTSVEVKLEHYACMVDLLGRCGNLEEAEDFIRSMPMKPNVTIWLVLLSACRVYSNVEVARRASKEIFDLDPHNSAAYVLMSNIYASNSRWNDVLQTRVMMRFRGVVKLPGFSWITIRESRHEFVCGDRSHPMAKEIYKKLDWLKGRLKEYGYVYDKRFVLHDVDDEQKETVLSYHSEKLAISFGLLSTVEGSTIRVMKNLRVCGDCHSAIKLISVVVGREIVLRDSTRFHHFKNGSCSCGDYW, from the coding sequence ATGAGGAGGTTTCCCTCCCTAATTTCAAACCCCAAAAGACACCCttcccctcttcttcctcccatTACCCCCTCCAAAACCTCCAATCCGCTGACACCCAATAATTCTCCGAAGCTCGTCCTCTTCCGAATTCTCCGGGACCGTCCTATCGACGAAGCACGTCGAGTGTTCGATCAGATTCCATCTCCCGATACTCAACTTTTCACCATGATGGTCGGCGGCTACTCGCGAGCCGGCCGTGTGGGTGATGCATTCCgcctgtttgatgaaatgccgaCGCGGGACGTTGCCTCTTGGAATTGTATGATCAAGGCCTGCATAGACTGCGGCGACGTAGAACGCGCTCGTAAGCTGTTTGACGAAATGCCCGAACGGAATGTGATCTCTTGGACTACGGTTCTAAACGGGCTTGCGCAGGTTGGTCGTGTCGATGAGGCCGAAGAGATGTTCCGGAAGATGCCTCACAGGGACACGGCAGCATGGAACGCCATGATTTCTGGGTATTGCACCAATGGTAGATTTGTGGATGCTCGCCTGTTGTTTGAGAAAATGCCGCAGCCGAATGTTGTTTCTTGGACCGCGATGATCGGAGGTTATGATCAGAACGGGGAGAGCGAGAAAGCATTGAGTCTGTTCCACCAGATGTGCCGTTCCGGTATTAAACCCTCCTCAAGCACTTTTGCTTGTGTGTTAACTGCTTGCGCCAATGCGTCCGATTTAGTACTGGGCACCCAACTGCATacacacattaaaaaaataggCTATCTTTCGGACACTTATGTATCCACTTCTCTTGTCACACTCTATGCCAACTGTAAAGAAATCGAGAATTCGAGAAAGTTGTTCGATGAAAGTGGGGATAGGAATGTGGTCTCATGGACGGCTCTTGTTACAGCTTATGGCTTACAAGGTAGGCACGAAGAGGCATTGGGTGAGTTCAATAAGATGGTTGAGTTCGGAATCAGGCCAAACCAATCTACGTTCACCAGTGCATTGAATTCGTGTTGCGGGTTAGAGGCTCTTGATAGGGGAAAAAAGATCCACATGTGCACGATTAAGCTTGGATTGGAACTTGATGTGTTTGTTGGGAACTCTTTAATCGTCATGTACTCTAAGTGTGGGAATGTTGATGCGGGTTTGACTGTGTTTAACAGTATGATGAGGCGGAATCTTGTGACATGGAACTCTATCATTGTTGGGTGCGCGCAGAATGGCTATGCATCACTGGCCTTGAAAATATTCAATGATATGAGTTATTACCATATTCAGCCTGATGAGATTACTTACATAGGTATCTTAACCGCCTGTAGCCATGCTAGGTTTCTCAACAAAGGAAAGTACTTTTTCCAATTAGTGAAGGAGGACACTTCGGTGGAAGTGAAGCTTGAGCACTATGCTTGCATGGTTGATCTTTTGGGTCGGTGTGGAAACTTGGAAGAAGCAGAGGACTTCATTCGAAGCATGCCGATGAAACCGAACGTCACTATATGGTTGGTTTTGCTAAGTGCTTGTCGAGTGTACTCTAATGTCGAAGTGGCTCGAAGAGCTTCCAAGGAGATCTTCGATCTTGACCCACATAATAGCGCGGCTTACGTACTGATGTCCAACATATATGCTTCTAATAGTAGGTGGAATGATGTCTTACAAACTAGGGTTATGATGAGATTTCGAGGGGTGGTGAAATTGCCAGGATTTAGTTGGATCACAATAAGAGAATCGAGGCATGAGTTTGTTTGTGGAGATAGGTCTCATCCCATGGCCAAAGAGATTTACAAAAAGTTGGATTGGCTGAAAGGGAGGCTCAAGGAGTATGGGTATGTTTACGATAAGAGGTTTGTGTTGCATGATGTGGATGATGAGCAGAAGGAAACAGTGCTTTCATACCATAGTGAGAAGCTTGCTATATCTTTTGGGCTTCTAAGCACCGTCGAAGGAAGCACGATTAGGGTTATGAAGAATCTCCGGGTTTGCGGTGATTGCCACTCGGCCATAAAGCTCATATCGGTTGTTGTAGGGCGTGAGATTGTTTTGAGGGATTCAACTCGCTTCCATCACTTTAAGAATGGTTCGTGTTCTTGTGGAGATTACTGGTAA